In Devosia sp. 1566, a single genomic region encodes these proteins:
- a CDS encoding ABC transporter permease, whose translation MTAGNGVRLLALAVLVLFLMQPELFSPFFALFTKPGQPAIYNQGGLLDITFNHLGIVLAATIAATIAAAGLAIVVTRPFGAEFLPLCRSLANIGQTFPPVAVLALAVPALNSFGTAPTLLALFLYGLLPIFENTLTGLTNLPAAVTDAAKGMGMTGWQRLMKVELPLALPVILAGIRLSTVISLSTATIGSTVAARTLGEVIIAGLLTGNTAFVLQGGLIVAVLAVLIYDGLSALERMLMVRTGQAGRAEG comes from the coding sequence ATGACAGCGGGCAATGGGGTGCGGCTGCTGGCACTGGCGGTGCTGGTGCTGTTTTTGATGCAGCCTGAGCTGTTCAGCCCGTTTTTTGCGCTGTTCACCAAGCCGGGGCAGCCGGCGATCTATAACCAGGGCGGTCTGCTCGACATCACGTTCAACCATCTGGGAATCGTGCTGGCGGCTACCATCGCCGCCACCATTGCGGCGGCCGGGCTGGCGATCGTCGTCACGCGCCCGTTCGGGGCCGAGTTCCTGCCGCTTTGCCGTTCGCTGGCCAATATCGGCCAGACCTTTCCGCCGGTGGCGGTGCTGGCGCTGGCGGTGCCGGCGCTTAACAGTTTCGGCACGGCGCCGACGCTGCTGGCGCTGTTTTTGTATGGGCTGCTGCCCATCTTCGAAAATACCCTCACGGGTCTCACCAATCTGCCCGCCGCGGTGACAGATGCGGCCAAGGGCATGGGGATGACGGGCTGGCAGCGGCTCATGAAGGTCGAGCTGCCGCTGGCGCTGCCGGTGATCCTCGCGGGCATTCGGCTCTCGACAGTGATTTCGCTCTCGACAGCGACCATCGGCTCGACCGTGGCGGCGCGCACGTTGGGCGAAGTTATCATCGCCGGCCTATTAACGGGTAATACTGCCTTCGTGCTGCAGGGCGGGCTGATCGTCGCTGTTCTTGCGGTGCTGATTTATGATGGGCTTTCGGCGCTCGAGCGGATGCTGATGGTGCGGACGGGGCAGGCGGGCCGGGCGGAGGGGTGA
- a CDS encoding TfoX/Sxy family protein, which yields MARDHELEQRVLDDFGPLPGLSEKAMFGGLVWLLDGHMLCAATGEGLMVRLGRGNDAWALQEPDIAVVVMSGKPMPGWVRAGIGACADEQLRRRLLDAAVTFVGALPPKN from the coding sequence ATGGCGCGCGATCACGAATTGGAGCAGCGGGTGCTCGACGATTTCGGACCGCTGCCGGGGTTGAGCGAGAAAGCCATGTTTGGCGGGCTGGTCTGGCTGCTCGATGGGCACATGTTGTGTGCGGCCACCGGCGAAGGTCTGATGGTGCGGCTGGGCAGGGGCAATGACGCCTGGGCGCTGCAAGAGCCTGATATTGCTGTGGTCGTGATGTCTGGCAAGCCGATGCCGGGCTGGGTGCGGGCGGGCATCGGGGCCTGTGCCGACGAGCAATTGCGGCGGCGCCTGCTCGATGCGGCGGTCACTTTCGTGGGCGCGCTACCGCCCAAAAACTGA